The Fimbriiglobus ruber genomic sequence CGTCCTTGCGAACCGTGGCGAGCGAGAAGCCGCGATACCGCACCTTGTTCGCGCCGGTGAAAAGTCCGAGAAGGTCAGTAAAGGCCGATCCGTTCCGCACCTCGCGCTGGCCGAGACGCTACTCGCGATAGGGCGGACGGACGAGGCCGAGGAATCCCTCCGCCGCGCGGCGAGTGTGGGACCGGACGACCCGCGGGTCCAGTTCGATTCGGGCTTGCTCGCGGTCGCCCGGGATGGTTGGGCCGTCGCCCGGGATCGTTTCGTTGCGTGTCTCGGAAGCCCGTTCGCCCGCCGCAAGGCGCGGATCCAACTGGCGGCCGTTTACCGCCGCCTGGGCGAAACGGCGAAAGCGGAAGAAGCCCGGTCCGAAGCCGGGCGGATGCCGCCGGACGCTGACTGGCCCGACCCGTTCGTCACGGAATACCTGCGGCGAGCCGTTCGGAAAATGAGCCGGTACAAGTCCGCGGAGAGTCTGGAAGCACAGGGCCGGTTGGCCGAGGCAATTCGCGTCGCCGAACCGATGACGGCGGAATTTCCGGACGACGATTTGCCGCAGCTCATGCTCGGCCGGTTTCTCGCCCAGACGGGAGATTTCGACCGCGCGGAACGGGCTCTGAGGCGGGCTCTGCGTCTAGCCCCGGACAAAATCCAGACGCATTACCTGCTCGGCCTTCTGCTTCAACAGCGTGGGGAACGGTCGGCGGCGGCGGGCGACAGTGCCCGGGCGGCCGAGGCGTTCCAGGAAGGAATCGCCCTGTCCCGCCGGGCTCTCGTCCTTAAACCCGATTACGGCTTCGCACACATGGCTCTCGGGCTGTTACTGAAGCAGTCGGGGGATAAGGCGGAAGCTCTGTCCGAGCTTCGCGAGGCCGTTCGGTGTAACCCGGAATACGCGGAAATTCACCTTCAACTTGCGGAACTTCTGGTCGACCTCGGGCACCGGGATGAGGCCGTTCCGCGGTACGAGCGAGCGCTCCTGCTCGCCCCGCCCGGTTCGCCCTGGATTCCGACCGCCGCCGCGAA encodes the following:
- a CDS encoding tetratricopeptide repeat protein, encoding MTDPLVPQPRRVSGRRRLLFIFGLFVLTAIVVGAGWYFSRPALRPPAVPPDATGADLEPGVVAAVRTVRDRVLEQPRSGEAWGSLAEVFLANDLDEEGRICSAEAEHLQPDDPRWPYFQGIVLANRGEREAAIPHLVRAGEKSEKVSKGRSVPHLALAETLLAIGRTDEAEESLRRAASVGPDDPRVQFDSGLLAVARDGWAVARDRFVACLGSPFARRKARIQLAAVYRRLGETAKAEEARSEAGRMPPDADWPDPFVTEYLRRAVRKMSRYKSAESLEAQGRLAEAIRVAEPMTAEFPDDDLPQLMLGRFLAQTGDFDRAERALRRALRLAPDKIQTHYLLGLLLQQRGERSAAAGDSARAAEAFQEGIALSRRALVLKPDYGFAHMALGLLLKQSGDKAEALSELREAVRCNPEYAEIHLQLAELLVDLGHRDEAVPRYERALLLAPPGSPWIPTAAAKVKELKNALDQPGKQ